In the Aminivibrio sp. genome, one interval contains:
- a CDS encoding 4-hydroxythreonine-4-phosphate dehydrogenase PdxA yields VEGPFPSDTLFIRAFEGKYDGVITMYHDQGQIAIKLRGFHHCVTVSAGLPHPITTPAHGTAYDIAGKGICTTSAFEDAYVLAARMALGDRAIP; encoded by the coding sequence CCGTGGAAGGCCCCTTCCCTTCCGATACTCTGTTCATCCGGGCCTTTGAAGGAAAATACGACGGCGTGATCACCATGTACCACGACCAGGGACAGATCGCCATCAAGCTCAGGGGGTTCCATCACTGCGTCACCGTTTCGGCGGGCCTGCCCCACCCCATCACCACGCCTGCTCACGGAACGGCCTATGACATCGCGGGAAAGGGGATCTGCACCACGTCCGCCTTCGAGGACGCCTACGTCCTCGCCGCCAGGATGGCCCTGGGAGACCGGGCGATTCCATGA
- a CDS encoding tripartite tricarboxylate transporter substrate binding protein — protein sequence MKKRHLLVLLVLAVSLAFTGALSAADDYPTKPVVLVYHSQAGSGGDIFLRNMGKAIEKVLGKPIIVENRTGGGGSNAWMYAKSAKPDGYTLLGISSSIIAGPLQTKMAVSYADFKPIAQVFFDPTVIFVPAKSPFKTFEDVIKDAKANPGKQNWGAGNPGSAETMCIEKVAQLADMKITVVPFEGGADVMVETIAGRIDAAIGEYAEIASQVEAGNIRIIACLNSERMEDAPDVPTLKESGVDFVFEKIRGILAPKDVPDSVVKVWTDTLAKIFDDPDFKAYYKENMLVPRFLPAEKMQKVMDEQHAFFKEMSKGLY from the coding sequence ATGAAAAAAAGACATCTACTGGTACTGCTGGTTCTGGCTGTGTCTCTGGCCTTCACGGGCGCGCTTTCAGCCGCCGACGATTATCCGACGAAGCCGGTCGTGCTCGTGTACCATTCCCAGGCAGGTTCGGGCGGAGACATCTTCCTGAGGAACATGGGCAAGGCCATCGAGAAAGTCCTCGGCAAGCCCATTATCGTGGAGAACAGGACGGGCGGCGGCGGTTCCAACGCCTGGATGTACGCCAAGAGCGCGAAGCCTGACGGATACACCCTGCTCGGCATTTCGTCCTCCATCATCGCCGGTCCGCTCCAGACCAAGATGGCGGTATCCTACGCCGACTTCAAGCCCATCGCCCAGGTCTTCTTCGATCCCACGGTCATTTTCGTCCCCGCAAAGAGCCCGTTCAAAACCTTCGAAGACGTCATCAAGGACGCCAAGGCCAATCCCGGAAAGCAGAACTGGGGCGCCGGAAACCCCGGCAGCGCCGAGACCATGTGTATAGAAAAAGTCGCCCAGCTGGCCGACATGAAGATCACCGTGGTGCCCTTCGAAGGCGGCGCCGACGTCATGGTGGAGACCATCGCCGGCAGGATCGACGCGGCCATCGGCGAGTATGCCGAAATCGCCAGCCAGGTGGAGGCGGGGAACATCCGCATCATCGCCTGCCTGAACTCCGAGCGGATGGAAGATGCCCCCGACGTACCCACCCTCAAGGAGAGCGGCGTGGACTTCGTGTTCGAGAAAATCCGCGGCATCCTCGCCCCGAAGGACGTTCCTGATTCGGTGGTTAAGGTCTGGACGGACACCCTTGCCAAGATTTTCGACGATCCCGACTTCAAGGCATACTACAAGGAGAACATGCTCGTCCCCAGATTCCTTCCCGCCGAGAAAATGCAGAAGGTCATGGACGAGCAGCACGCCTTCTTCAAGGAAATGAGCAAGGGGCTCTACTAG